The following proteins come from a genomic window of Pectobacterium actinidiae:
- a CDS encoding bifunctional metallophosphatase/5'-nucleotidase has protein sequence MKKTLLSLLLCLSTSAMAAQEPVNITILGTSDLHGTFVPWDYATDTANMAGSLSQIATQVHKVRAQQPNVILVDAGDTIQGNFVETFKNDKTSPMILGFNAMNYDVWVMGNHEFDFGLNVLSTSLDQFKGTALAGNIFWESGKPYLPAYKIVERQGVKIGIIGMDTPMTAEFAKGTDRVKGLNFTDPVGAVKTVIQQIHGKVDAIVLVAHMGIDNENQRPGTGVGDIARANPELAAIVAGHMHVKVDKEVINGVIVTEPDRYGRALSRIDLQFEQQNGKYVLINKDSYTYSIKDVDSDRKMEDIYEPYHNTLRANANRPIAQLLEHDLVPQDAVKGIPQVHVQDTGISALFQEASRHYAPKAQVIALQIDNDKPKLNVGTIAAKDIAFNYQYAGGEITVYQLTGKELKKYMEWSAGYFNQLQDGDVTYSFNPQRRASKYSTNDFFDGVTYTIDLTKPAGQRITDLKLNNGMPVTDDMPIRLGMNSYRMGHLTQKGGVLEGRQFPVLSDTKVEYGEEAGTIRNLTIRYLTEVKKGQYEGTVPQRWKLAGLQGYERERHIVASLLNSGKISVPTSDDGRYSNVQSINVKSLLLPDAAQREKRVAELTQQRDSATNALTKQRLNDQLTIIAAIN, from the coding sequence ATGAAAAAAACGCTTCTGTCACTTCTGCTTTGTTTGAGTACTTCTGCTATGGCCGCTCAAGAACCCGTCAATATTACGATTCTGGGGACATCCGACCTGCATGGCACCTTTGTTCCCTGGGATTACGCCACCGACACCGCCAACATGGCTGGCAGCCTGAGTCAGATCGCCACACAGGTGCATAAAGTTCGTGCGCAGCAGCCGAATGTGATTCTGGTTGATGCGGGCGACACCATTCAGGGCAACTTTGTCGAAACCTTCAAAAATGACAAAACCAGCCCGATGATTCTTGGTTTTAACGCCATGAATTACGACGTCTGGGTCATGGGCAACCACGAGTTCGATTTTGGACTGAACGTGCTTTCCACCTCGCTTGACCAGTTCAAAGGCACCGCGCTGGCGGGCAACATTTTTTGGGAAAGCGGTAAACCTTACTTACCCGCCTATAAAATTGTCGAACGACAGGGCGTGAAGATTGGCATCATCGGTATGGATACGCCGATGACCGCTGAGTTCGCCAAGGGCACTGACCGCGTAAAAGGGCTGAACTTTACCGATCCCGTGGGGGCAGTGAAAACCGTTATCCAGCAAATCCACGGTAAAGTGGATGCCATCGTGCTGGTCGCCCATATGGGAATCGATAACGAGAACCAGCGACCGGGTACTGGCGTCGGCGATATTGCCCGCGCGAACCCTGAATTAGCCGCCATCGTCGCAGGTCATATGCACGTAAAAGTGGATAAAGAGGTGATTAATGGTGTGATCGTCACCGAACCGGACAGATATGGCCGCGCGCTGTCGCGCATCGATTTACAGTTTGAACAGCAAAACGGCAAGTACGTGCTGATCAACAAAGACAGCTATACCTATTCGATTAAAGACGTGGATTCTGACCGCAAGATGGAAGACATCTACGAGCCTTATCACAATACCCTGCGCGCCAATGCGAACCGCCCGATTGCACAGCTCCTCGAGCACGATCTGGTGCCGCAAGATGCCGTGAAAGGTATTCCTCAGGTACACGTACAGGATACCGGCATCAGCGCCCTGTTCCAGGAAGCCAGCCGTCATTACGCCCCTAAAGCGCAGGTCATCGCGCTGCAAATTGATAACGATAAGCCAAAGCTGAATGTCGGCACCATCGCCGCGAAGGACATTGCCTTTAACTATCAATATGCTGGCGGCGAGATCACGGTTTATCAGCTCACCGGAAAAGAACTGAAGAAATACATGGAGTGGTCAGCGGGTTACTTCAACCAGTTGCAGGACGGCGATGTCACTTACAGCTTCAATCCGCAGCGTCGCGCGTCCAAGTATTCCACCAATGATTTCTTCGACGGCGTAACTTACACCATCGACCTGACGAAACCCGCTGGGCAGCGCATCACCGACTTGAAACTGAATAACGGCATGCCGGTTACCGACGACATGCCGATTCGTCTGGGCATGAACAGCTATCGCATGGGCCATCTGACGCAGAAAGGCGGCGTACTGGAAGGTAGGCAATTCCCTGTGCTGTCGGATACCAAAGTGGAATATGGCGAAGAGGCGGGTACGATCCGTAACCTAACCATCCGTTATCTGACTGAGGTGAAAAAAGGCCAATACGAAGGTACGGTGCCGCAGCGCTGGAAACTGGCGGGATTGCAGGGCTATGAGCGTGAACGCCACATTGTCGCATCGTTGCTCAACAGCGGGAAAATCAGCGTACCGACCTCAGACGATGGCCGCTACAGCAACGTGCAATCCATCAACGTGAAATCGTTACTGCTGCCTGATGCCGCGCAGCGGGAGAAACGCGTAGCGGAACTGACACAACAGCGCGACAGCGCCACCAACGCGTTGACCAAACAGCGGCTGAACGATC
- the rsmJ gene encoding 16S rRNA (guanine(1516)-N(2))-methyltransferase RsmJ, producing MSICLIAEEGADSGALSSLAERWGLVSDPDALMALVLTAERLELRKQDEPKLGAIFVDFVAGTMAHRRRFGGGRGEAVAKAVGIKKDYLPDVVDATAGLGRDAFVLAALGCHVRMVERNPVVAALLDDGLRRGYQDAEIGSWLRERLTLLHASSMTALRDITPPPDVVYLDPMFPHKQKSALVKKEMRVFQSLVGADDDADALLEPARALAKKRVVVKRPDYAPSLAGIPAQSMLETKSHRFDFYLPA from the coding sequence ATGAGCATCTGCTTAATCGCAGAAGAAGGCGCCGATAGTGGCGCCTTATCTTCTCTGGCTGAGCGCTGGGGACTGGTTTCCGACCCCGATGCGTTGATGGCGTTGGTGCTGACCGCGGAACGCCTGGAACTGCGCAAGCAGGATGAACCGAAGCTTGGCGCGATTTTCGTCGATTTCGTTGCCGGGACAATGGCGCATCGCCGTCGCTTTGGTGGCGGACGCGGCGAGGCTGTCGCTAAAGCCGTCGGTATCAAAAAAGATTACCTGCCGGATGTCGTGGATGCGACGGCCGGGCTAGGGCGCGATGCCTTTGTGCTGGCAGCATTAGGCTGCCACGTGCGTATGGTGGAGCGCAATCCCGTGGTTGCCGCCCTGCTGGACGACGGATTGCGACGTGGTTATCAGGACGCAGAGATTGGCTCGTGGCTACGGGAGCGGCTTACGCTGTTGCACGCATCAAGTATGACCGCGCTGCGTGACATCACGCCGCCACCGGATGTGGTCTATCTCGATCCGATGTTCCCGCACAAACAAAAGAGCGCACTGGTGAAGAAAGAGATGCGGGTATTTCAGTCGCTGGTTGGTGCCGATGACGACGCCGATGCACTACTGGAACCCGCACGAGCACTCGCCAAGAAACGCGTGGTGGTGAAGCGGCCAGACTATGCGCCATCGCTGGCTGGCATACCAGCACAATCTATGCTGGAAACCAAAAGCCACCGCTTCGATTTCTATCTTCCCGCCTAA
- the prlC gene encoding oligopeptidase A: MTNPLLTSFTLPPFSNIKTEYIVPAVKSALDECRETVERVVEQAGPFTWDNLCQPLADSDDRLGRIFSPISHLNAVKNSPELRAVYEECLPLLSEHSTWVGQHAGLYQAYRSLRDGEQYTALSVAQKKSVDNALRDFELSGIGLSPEKQKRYGEISARLSELGSQYSNNVLDATMGWSKLITDVAELDGMPESALAAAKAQAEAKEQEGWLLTLDIPSYLPVMTYCTNQALREEMYRAYGTRASDQGPNAGKWDNSEVMAEELALRHELAQLLGFDSYAHKSLATKMAENPQQVLDFLTDLAKRARPQAEEELAQLRAFAKEHYGVDELQAWDITYYSEQQKQHRYSISDEQLRPYFPEERAVNGLFEVVKRIYGITAKERKDVDVWHPDVRFFDLFDESGELRGSFYLDLYAREHKRGGAWMDDCAGKLRKGNGELQKPVAYLVCNFNRPVNGKPALFTHDEVTTLFHEFGHGLHHMLTQIDTAGVAGINGVPWDAVELPSQFMENWCWEPEALAFISGHHETGEPLPQELLDKMLAAKNYQAALFILRQLEFGLFDFRLHAEFDPAKGAQILPTLAEIKAQVAVVPSPSWGRFPHAFSHIFAGGYAAGYYSYLWADVLAADAYSRFEEEGIFNRETGQSFLDNILTRGGSEEPMELFKRFRGREPQLDAMLAHYGIKG, translated from the coding sequence ATGACGAATCCATTACTGACCTCATTTACCCTGCCCCCGTTCTCCAACATCAAAACGGAATATATTGTCCCGGCTGTGAAATCTGCGCTGGATGAATGCCGCGAGACGGTAGAACGCGTAGTGGAGCAAGCGGGGCCGTTTACATGGGATAATCTGTGCCAACCGCTGGCAGACAGCGACGATCGTCTTGGCCGTATTTTCTCTCCCATCAGCCATCTGAACGCGGTGAAGAATAGCCCAGAACTGCGTGCTGTGTATGAAGAGTGCCTGCCGCTGCTGTCCGAGCACAGCACCTGGGTAGGCCAACATGCCGGGCTCTATCAGGCTTACCGCAGCCTGCGTGACGGCGAACAGTACACCGCACTGAGCGTGGCACAGAAGAAATCCGTGGATAACGCGCTGCGCGACTTTGAGCTGTCCGGTATCGGTCTGTCGCCAGAAAAACAGAAACGCTACGGTGAAATCTCCGCTCGTCTGTCCGAACTGGGTTCGCAATACAGCAACAACGTGCTGGATGCCACCATGGGCTGGAGCAAGCTGATTACCGACGTCGCCGAGCTGGATGGCATGCCGGAAAGCGCGCTGGCAGCGGCCAAAGCGCAGGCAGAAGCGAAAGAACAAGAAGGTTGGCTGCTGACGCTGGATATCCCAAGCTATCTGCCAGTGATGACCTACTGCACCAATCAGGCGCTGCGCGAAGAGATGTACCGCGCCTACGGCACCCGAGCCTCCGATCAGGGGCCAAACGCAGGAAAATGGGACAACAGTGAGGTGATGGCGGAAGAGTTGGCGCTGCGTCATGAGCTGGCACAGCTGCTGGGCTTCGACAGCTACGCGCACAAATCGCTGGCAACCAAAATGGCAGAAAACCCGCAGCAGGTGCTCGATTTCCTGACCGATCTGGCGAAACGCGCCCGTCCGCAGGCTGAAGAAGAACTCGCGCAGCTACGCGCCTTCGCCAAAGAACACTACGGCGTGGATGAATTGCAGGCCTGGGATATCACCTACTACAGCGAACAGCAGAAACAGCATCGCTATTCCATCAGCGATGAGCAACTGCGCCCGTACTTCCCGGAAGAACGCGCGGTGAACGGCCTGTTTGAAGTGGTTAAACGCATCTACGGTATTACCGCCAAAGAGCGCAAAGACGTGGATGTCTGGCACCCGGACGTTCGCTTCTTCGATCTGTTCGATGAAAGCGGTGAACTGCGCGGCAGTTTCTACCTCGATTTATACGCCCGTGAACACAAACGCGGCGGAGCCTGGATGGACGACTGCGCGGGTAAACTGCGCAAAGGCAACGGCGAGCTGCAAAAACCGGTCGCCTATCTGGTTTGTAACTTCAACCGTCCGGTTAACGGCAAACCCGCACTGTTCACCCACGACGAAGTCACCACGCTGTTCCACGAATTCGGCCACGGCCTGCACCACATGCTGACCCAGATCGATACCGCCGGTGTCGCGGGCATCAACGGTGTACCATGGGATGCGGTCGAACTGCCGAGCCAGTTCATGGAAAACTGGTGCTGGGAACCTGAAGCGCTGGCCTTTATCTCCGGCCACCACGAAACCGGTGAACCGCTGCCGCAGGAACTGCTGGATAAGATGCTGGCGGCGAAGAACTATCAAGCCGCGCTGTTCATTCTGCGCCAGTTGGAATTCGGCCTGTTCGATTTCCGCCTGCATGCCGAATTTGATCCTGCGAAAGGCGCGCAAATTCTGCCGACGCTGGCGGAAATCAAAGCGCAGGTGGCCGTGGTGCCAAGCCCAAGCTGGGGCCGTTTCCCACACGCGTTCAGCCACATCTTCGCAGGTGGCTATGCCGCAGGCTACTACAGCTATCTGTGGGCCGATGTACTGGCCGCCGATGCCTACTCACGCTTTGAGGAAGAAGGGATCTTCAACCGTGAAACCGGTCAGTCATTCCTGGATAACATCCTGACGCGCGGCGGTTCCGAAGAGCCGATGGAGCTGTTCAAACGTTTCCGTGGCCGTGAACCGCAGTTGGATGCCATGCTCGCGCATTACGGCATCAAAGGATGA